The nucleotide sequence TTACCCCGGCTACGGCGTCCCTTCCCAGGCATACCCCGGGAGCGGGGGGCCGGGAGCGTTCCCGTACGGGGCCGATCCGGGGAGCCCGCGCCCGGCCGTGGTGCAGATGCCGAGGGCACACGAGATGGGTGGACAAGGCCAGATCCCCTGGGTGAGGTATCCCTTCTACCCCACGGCGCCGTTCTACTCGACGGACCCCAACGTCGGGTACCAGACCCGGTTCTACAGCGGCGGGATCATCGGCACGGACGCGGACTACGTGGTGAACACAGAGGCGATCCGCACCGTCCAGTTCGACATCCCGTGCCGGCTCATCGGGTTCACCGGCGCGGTCATGGACACCGCGGGCGCAGGCTTCCCGGTCGGACACGATCGCCGCGACTTCGTGCTGTTCCGGCTGGAGTACACCAACGGCGACCGGCTGCACACCGCGGCCCGTCTCGGCTCGGAAGTGCTCGGGTCCATGGAGCGCCCGGGGGAAATCGGCGGCACGGGCTGGACGATCGACCAGGGGGCCTCCGTGGTCCTCGGCATCACCCCGCTCCGCACGAACCTCCGCTGCGACATCACCCTGATCTGCCTCGAAATGCGAGGGGCCCGGAACTTCTCCGGCCGCTGATCGACAGGAGGTTCGACCGTGTACTTTGACAGGCCGGTACCCCCGTTCGACCGGGACCTGCTGGAGAAGACCGATTCTCCGTGCTGGATCGGCGACCGGATGCCGCTCGGCTGGACACCCGGGGCGGGCGCAGAGGTGGCCTCGTTCCGCACCGCGGTGTGGGGGACGCCCCTGTTCGACTTGCGCCCGGATCTCCGGGCCAAGGACGGCCGTCTCTCGCGGGGGACCCCGGTGTGGCGCGCGGGCGGGCGCGGCAGCGGGGGCCACCTCTGGATCATGGTCGAGGGGCTCAACATCACGAACGGCGGCCTGAATACCGCGACGCAGGCGCTCCGCGTGCGGATGCAAGAGTTCGGGCACATTTACGACTCCCAGCTCGTGACGAGCATCACGCCCCAGGTCGACGTGACGAGCGATTTCGTCCAGGCGGGGCAGTACAACGCGGCGGTCGTGCCGGTGTACCCGCCCGGGGACGGGTACCCGATTCGGTACTGGCGGGTGCAGATCACCTTCGACAAGACCGAGGACATCGCGGACCCGGTGTTCACCCTGTCGGGAGCTTACTACTAATGCCCGTCACCTCGGTCCCCGCTACCGGGGCGATCACCATCGCCTCGGCGCGGAGCGTGATCCGCCTCACAGTGTCGCTCACCGCGGACGCGGCGTTCGCGACGCGCCCGGTCGCGGTTGGCAACCTGCCCCGGCTGTGGTTCTGGCTCCGCCACACCACGCCGGCCGCGGGCGTGGGCATCGCGGTCATCCCGCAGTTTTCCGTGTCCGACACCGTGGTCGCGGGCGTGGTGGTCCCGGAGTTCCTCAACTTGCCCATCGCGGGCCCGTTGCCGTTCAACGTGCCGGTCCTTCTCAACTACGTCGTCGCGGCCAAGCTCGTCCGGCTCGCCCTCACGCGCGTCGCAGGGAGCGCGGCGCAGACGGTCGAGGTTGCGTATGGCGGTACTCAGTAGTGGGTCTCTCGTGTTCCTCCCCGACAGCTACGGCGCGGCCGCTTCCGTTTCGGGCACGTCCTCGAATGGCTGGCCCGCAAGCCCCCTCGCGAGTGCGATCGACATCGTAACGGTGTTCGTCGCGCTGCGGTCGGGCGCGAAGAAGATCCAGGTCGCGCGCAAGGCGGCCGCGGCGCTCGAAGAGATCGTCCGCTGGTGGGACGCGAATATCGAGCCTGTCACCGAACTCGGCTCGTACAACTACCGGGAGATCCGCGGGTACGAGGGCAAGGGCATCATCAGCAACCACGGGTCCGGGACCGCGGTGGATATCAACGCGAGCCGGCATCCGCTCGGCGCGTCGGGAACGGTGTCCTTGTTCAAGCGGGCCGCGATCAGCGCGAAGGCGGCGAGTCTCGGGCTTCGCTGGGGCGGAGATTACGTGCACCGCAAGGACGAGATGCACTTCGAGGTTGCCTCGTCCCGCGTGCGCGCCGTCGCGTCCGCCGTGGTCGGGAGCGCCGCGACCACGGGTCTCCAGGTATGGCTGTGGGGGAGTGCTATCGCCGGGGCCATCCTTGTGACCCTGGTCCTTGTCAACCGGCGCAAGCGTGTGATTATGCTGGCAGCGCCCCCCACCAAGACCGGCACACCGCCCTCGGAGTAAGCTCATGTACGGAGACTCGATCGAAGCCCTGCGCAGCGCCTACCAGCGTCACGTGCGCCAAATGTGGGCCGCCCCGCTTTTCTCGCGTGAGCGTGCGAAACACAGGAAGGTGGCGCACGCGCTCCGGCGCAAGATCCGCGCGGAGCGGCGGGACACCCGCAAAGATCGGCGCGGGGACCGGCAGGACAAGCGAAGTGACCGCCGGGATGACCGGCAGGACAACTGGCAGGATCGGCAGGACAACCGGCAGGACAGCCGTGAAGCGTTGCAGCGTGGCACGCAGCGGGCGCAACAGCGGTGGCAAAACGTCTTCTCGCTCGGCGACACGGTGAACGCGTCCGTGACGAGCCTCACCGACGTGAAGCTGGACGTGGACACCTTCGACACCGAGTACGACGCGAACATGGGGCCCCCGTTCTACAAGCGACCCATGGTGCTCTTCGTGGGTGGGCTGCTCACTGGCCTGTTCTTCGGCCGGCGCTGAGCCGTGGGCGTCGCGGACCGGGCGGTCGGCCTCTCGGCAGGCCAGCTCGCGGCGGCGCGTGTGATCGAGCGCGAGTTCGTCGCCGCGAAGTACCCGCCTGGTGTGATCGCTGCGGCGATCGTCAACGCGTACGCAGAGAGTGGGCTCAACCCCGCGGCGTCGGGGGATAAAGCGCGTTCAATCGGTCTGTTTCAGCTACACGAGAAGGGCGCGGGGGCGGGGATGACCGCGGCACAGCGGGCAGATCCCGTCACGAATACCCGGCGTATCCTTGGCGTGGTACAGGGGAGCTACGGTCGCCGGCTCCGTGAACTCGCGTTGCTCTCCGGTGGACATCCTGCCGCGGTGGCGAAGCTGGCGGCCGTCTTCTCCACGGACATCGAGCGCCCCGCGAACACGGCGTTGGCCGAGATGCACCGCGCCGCTCTCGCCTGGCGCCTGTTCCCGCTGGGGGTGGAAGCTGTGCCGACCCGGGCGCCAGTGCCCGCGGGTAGCACTCGATCTGCCCCGTTCAGCTTGTGGTGGGTCACCGGCGGAGTAACCCTGGTGATAGCGTTGGCCGTGCTGATCGCCCGGGCTCGCGCCCGCCCCTCATCTCCCGGAGTGACCCCGTGACCTACCGCCGCAACAAGACGGTGTCCCGCGCGACGAGGCGCAAGCCGGCGACGCGTGCAGCCGCGCGCAAGCCGGCGAAGCGCGCGACCGCGCGCAAGGTGGCGTACGGCTCGCCGAGCCACCCGCACTTCGATGACTACCTCAAGGGGTACGAGGCGGCGAAGGACGCGGCCCAGGACGGGGCGCGCTCGGACGCGGTGGCCAAGCGCCTGGCGAAGGTCCCGTCTACGCCCCGCACGGAGCGTGCACGCGCCTACGTGGCCGGGTTCAAGGATGCCTGGGCGGTCTTGTCCCGGGGGATGTACCAGCAGGCCCGTGGCGAGGGCTACTCTGTCCGGCTCAACCGCGGGAAGAAGAAGAAGGCCCCGGTGCGCCGGAACAAGGGATCGAGCCGCGCCACCCGGGCTCATGTCGTGACCTACGGGCGAAGCGCCACCGCGGCGCGGCTGCGCAAAAAGGCGTGGGCCTGGATCGTCCCCGGGGGCGGCGCGGCCTCTTGGCACACCTCCGAGGCGGCGGCCAAGGCCGCGGCCAAGCGGTACGTGGGCGGCGCGGTGCGGTTCCGCAGGGTCGACAACATCCAGGCGCACGTGAAGCGCAACCCGCGGAAGCGGAAGGCCGCGACCGCGACGAGGGCCCGTCGTGGCACGACTCGCCGTCGGTAGCGTCGTCTCCGAGGCAGGACGGATCGGTACCGTCGTAGCCCTGCGCCCGCAGGGCATGGTGGACGTGCGTTTCGGCCAGGAGCCGGTGCAGCGCCGGCCGGCGCAGGGGCTCCAAGCGGCGCGGTCCAACCCGGGCACCGTGCTCCCGTACCGGCAAAACCACCACCTCGCGGTCGGCCAGCGGGTCGCTCGCAAGGAATGGGCGGCCATGACCGGCACCGTCCAGGCTACGCACGTGCCGGACCAGTACACGGTCACCTGGGACCAGGGCGGGCAGAACGTGGTGAGCGGGTCGCTGCTCGTCAAGGTGCAGGCCAACCCCCCCAGGGCCAACCCGGCGAAGGGCGACATCATGGACCCGCACCGGGAACAGCTCCGGCGGGTGATGATGGGTGTCCGGGAGAGCCTGGTGCAGCGGGGCGCCCCGGACAACGCGACCACGACCTCGAAGGCGTGGGCAATCGCGACGAGGCAGTTGCAGAAGCACGGCTACCTCGTGCCCGGGACGCAGCAGGCGACCCTCAAGGGCATCCAACGGTCCCGCGCGAAGCTCCAGGCGCCCCACGCCGAGGTGCGCCGCCAGGCGTACGAGGCGACGCTCGCGAACGAGCGCGTGGCGAAGGGGCACCGGGTCGTGAAGCACGGGGACCACGCGTTCACCGTGGAGCCAGGTGGGAAGATGTTTTTCACGGAGAAGAACGCCATGGCCTACGCGGCGAAGCTCGGAACGGTCACGAAGCGCGTCGCGAAGAAGGCCCGGTCGACCAGCCGCGCTGCGACCGCGAAGCCGCGCAAGAGTGCGAAGAAGAAGGCCACGCGCAAGGTGGCGAACCCGCGCCCGTTCGTCGGGACGCAGATGTATTTCGACGCGCCTCGCAAGCGGTACTTGCTCTTGCTCGACGTGAAGAAGATGAAGAAGGGCAAGTCCCTTCCCGGGTGGCAGCCGGAGCGGGGGCTGTCCAGCCCGGCCATGGGGATGTTGACGTACTCGACCCCGGATGCGTCCCTCGCGCACGAGACGGCGCAGAAGCTCGGCATCTACTCGATCAAGGGAGCCCCGTCGCGCAGCTACGCGGGAGTCGAGAGCGGGGAAGACCGTCTCCGCACGGACAGCGCGAACCAGCGTGCCGCGGCAGCCAAGCAGGAAGACCGCTGGACGAAGGTGAAGGCGAACCGGGGCCGCCCCCGCGCGAACCCCCGGGCCCGCCGGGTGACCTACCGGGGCATGCTGATCCGCTCCTGCGGGGGCGCCTGGGTCGTGGAAGCCTTCGGCGAGCCCTTCCGCGAGCTGGACCAGGCCAAGAAGTTCATCGACACCACCGTCGGCAAGTCGCGCGGAGGCAGCTCTGCGCTCTCCCTGCTCCAGAACCCCAAGGCGAAGCGGAAGCGCCACTCGACCAAGGTGCGCGACCCGGAACGCTATACCAAGGGCAAAGGTGTCCGCGGCATGCTCAAGACGTGGGACAAGATCGGCAAGGTGCGGAGCCAGGTCCGCGCGGGCAAGCGCCGCGCGAAGTAGGCAGCGGCGTTCCCCACCACGACGAGGTAGGATCGTAAAATGACCCTCGCGACGCTGCGCACGCTCGTCGCCTCCGCGGGCGGGGAGCTGGCGGAGAAGGCGGTGGTCGTGCGCGCGCTCGCGACGCTGGGACACAAGACCGGGCCCTCCGTGGTCCAGGTGAAGACGACGGCGGGGCTCACCCGGGTCTACGTGTTCGCGTTCACCCCGCTCGGGACGCTGGCCCTGGTGACCGGCCGCGACGTGGAGCCCGCGCTCTACACGATGCGGCCCTGGCAAAAGGGTGAGCCGGTCAACGAGCTGGTCGTGACGACGCGGGACGGCAGCTTCACGGTCGCGGGGAC is from Gemmatimonadales bacterium and encodes:
- a CDS encoding M15 family metallopeptidase; the protein is MFLPDSYGAAASVSGTSSNGWPASPLASAIDIVTVFVALRSGAKKIQVARKAAAALEEIVRWWDANIEPVTELGSYNYREIRGYEGKGIISNHGSGTAVDINASRHPLGASGTVSLFKRAAISAKAASLGLRWGGDYVHRKDEMHFEVASSRVRAVASAVVGSAATTGLQVWLWGSAIAGAILVTLVLVNRRKRVIMLAAPPTKTGTPPSE